Within Aquificaceae bacterium, the genomic segment GCCTATGCCTGCAACAAGATGGGTTATCCTGCCAGCAGTTTGGTTCCATATCTCTATGCCCGTAGAATAGAAATGTGCCTTCCAGTTGGCAGGGTTGTTATATTGGTCAAGGTAGAGGTATTTTTCTGGCTCTTTGCTAACTTTTTCCCTCACAAAGAGTATGGCACCGTCCGTGCCCTCAAGGGGGTCTGTAAGGTATACCTTTGCACCATAAGCCCTTATTATCCTTTTCCTTTCTTCGCTCACATTGGCAGGCATAGCAAGTTCCACAGGAACTCCAAGACAAGCACCCACCATGGCAAGTGCTATACCCGTGTTTCCAGAAGTGGCATCTATAACCACCTTACCCTCCTTGAGAAGTCCTCTTTCTATGGCATCCAAAAACATGCTAAGTGCTGGTCTGTCCTTTACAGAACCACCTGGATTGAAACTCTCTAACTTGGCGTATATCTCCACCTTTGGAGAAACCTCTGGTGGAATAATCTTTCTGAGCCTCACAAGAGGCGTGTTGCCCACAAGGTTAAGTATAGAGTTTCTTATCTTCCTATAAGGCTCGTCATGTTGACCAAGAACCCACACAGAAAGATTATAAGCCAAGCCCATATCTTGCGAACCTTCCAAGATTTCCCATCTTCTTACAATCTTGAGAGACTATCTTATGGCTTTAGCCTTACAAGAAGCTCCTTAAAGAGCCCATAGATGTCCTCTTGTAAAATCCTGTCTCTTAGCATTTTTACGGTCTCCTCCTCATAAACATGCACAAGCCTGTTTCTTATGTATATAAGCTCGCTCAAAAGCTCCTCTTCCGAATATGAGACCACACCCTCCTTCAAGAGCTCAGAAAAGCAGGATTTTGGAGAATAACACTCAATGCCTCTCACCCTCAAGAACTCCTTGACCGTCTTCCACAGAGCTTCGTATAAACACTCAAAGCGTTTTACCACTATCTCCGTGTAGAACTCTTCTCTGAAAAAGCTCATGAGGTTTTGACTTCTGACTTCCTCAAACCTTCTAAACGCCTTCTCAAAAGCCTCATAAGCTCTTCTGAACTTTTCCAAAAGAGACCCTCCTCAAGTATTTTACTTAGAAAATCGTAGGAATCTACACGCCAAAGGTCTACAAGGTCTACATCTCTCAAGATTGGTAGCTCCTCAATCTCGGAAAGAAGTCTTGAGTATTCAGTGAAACTTAAAGGTTCAGAGCAAAACAAAGCCACGTCAATATCAGAAGCCCTGCCAAAGTTCTCCCTTACCGCTGAGCCAAAGAATATTATAAGGCAGTCTTTTCTTAAGGCTCTTTCTATGGTCCTGCCAATTAGCTCAAAATATCTTTCCGCCTCCACAGAGAAATTCTAATCCTCTCCGTAAGCCATCGCTAAAACTTCAATGGGATGGTAAACCCTTTTGCCAGTCATAAGTTCTATGTGATTGCCAGAAAGAGGACAGTCAGACACATAAAGGTCTGCGTTAGAGTTTTTCATATCCTCAAAGAGTTTTGAACCCACCCTTATGGACATATCAAAGGTTTCCTTACGCACCCCAAAGGTCCCATCGTGCCCCGAACACCTTTCTATTATTTGAACCTTGGTGTTGGGTATTAGTCTCATAAGTGCCACAGCCCTATAGCCCACATTGAGAGATTTAAGATGACAAGGAATGTGATAGGCTATGTTTCCTAAAGAAACCTTAAAGTCCTTGTTGAATCTCTTTTCTTGATGAAGCTTGAAAAGATATTCATGAACGTCGTAGACCCTCTCTGAAACCGCCTTTACATCTGGGTCATCGGGCAAAAGTAAAGGATACTCATACTTTATCTGCAAAGCACAGGTAGGCACTGGCACTACTATGTCAAAGCCAGCATCCACATAGTGTTTTAGCCTTTGCACATTAAACCTTGCCTTCTCCGTAGCGGAATCTATATCTCCTATGTCAAAGAAGGGTATACCACAGCACTGCTGTTCTGGAAGCTCCACATATATGTCGTTCTTCTCAAANNNNNNNNNNNNNNNNNNNNNNNNNNNNNNNNNNNNNNNNNNNNNNNNNNNNNNNNNNNNNNNNNNNNNNNNNNNNNNNNNNNNNNNNNNNNNNNNNNNNGTATACCACAGCACTGCTGTTCTGGAAGCTCCACATATATGTCGTTCTTCTCAAAAACCTTAAGAAGAGCTTTACCTCTCTCAAGGTAGTTGTAGTTAAGAAGGCAGGTGTAAAACAGGGCAACTTTTCCATTTTGACCTTTGACTGGCTTTCTGTTTTTCCTAAACCAACTCGTGAAGGTTTCAGAGTTTATGGGTGGTAGTTTTGCCCTTCTGTCCACACCCATAACTCCTTCCATGATAACTCTAAAGGTTGGGATAGTGTTTAGCTTATTGACTATGGGAGCAAAAGGAACAGAGAGCTTGCCTACAAGGTCTGTATTTAGCATTAGCTTATCGGTAAGCTTTGCTCCCTTGTTTTTGAACTTCCAAACCTTATATCTAAGAGAAAGATGAGGAAAGTCTATCCTCCATTCGTGGGGTGGTGTATAAGGACATTTAAAGTAGCACTGCTTGCAGTGAAAGCACAGCTCTAAGGGAAGGGCAAGTTCTTCTTTGGAAAGCTTTTGTAGGTCATCCTCATGCCTGTCTACCGCATCAAAAAGTGCAGGGAAGGAAGGACAATAGGTAACGCACATCCTACAATCTTTACACTTGGAGTAAACCCTTTTCGCCTCTTCCCATAGAGCCTGTTCGTTAAGAAAATTGGGGTCCTTTATGTTAAACTCAAAATCCTTTACTCCACCAATGGCAAGCTCTTGCATATTAAACTCCTTTTGTTCTTTAACTTAGATGGGGGCGAACGCCCCCTAAGTCTCTTTTAGATTATCCCTTGAGAGACTCTAAAGCCTTTTGGAACCTTCCTGCGTGAGATTTTTCTGCCCTTGCGAGTGTCTCAAACCACTCCGCTATGTCGTCAAAGCCTTCTTCTCTTGCTACTCTTGCAAAGCCAGGATACATTTCTGTGTATTCGTAGGTTTCACCCGCTATTGCAGCCTCAAGGTTTTGTTCCATAGTGCCTATGGGCATACCGGTAGCAGGGTCTCCACCACTGTACTTTTCAAGAAACTCAAGATGTCCAAAGGCGTGTCCTGTTTCACCTTCAGCGGTTTCTCTGAAGATGTTGGCTATGTCTGGATAGCCTTCTATGTCCGCCTTTCTGGCAAAGTAGAGATACCTTCTGTTTGCCTGGGACTCTCCAGCAAAGGCATGTTTAAGGTTCTCAAGGGTCTTTGTGCCTTGCAGGCTCTTGCTAATGGTTAGCATCTCCTATTGGTTTTTGTTTATATATTTAACAGGCTTTATAAGTATCCGTGTATGGGTGTTTAAGTACACGTT encodes:
- the cysM gene encoding cysteine synthase B, whose product is MWVLGQHDEPYRKIRNSILNLVGNTPLVRLRKIIPPEVSPKVEIYAKLESFNPGGSVKDRPALSMFLDAIERGLLKEGKVVIDATSGNTGIALAMVGACLGVPVELAMPANVSEERKRIIRAYGAKVYLTDPLEGTDGAILFVREKVSKEPEKYLYLDQYNNPANWKAHFYSTGIEIWNQTAGRITHLVAGIGTGGTIMGTGRRLKVYNPDIQIIGVQPAYPFHGIEGLKHIESSIKPGIFDETFLDRTIFVETEPAYEMTKRLAREEGILAGQSCGAALYAAIELAKELEEGVIVVIFPDGGEKYLTTAPYRDIG
- a CDS encoding nucleotidyltransferase substrate binding protein yields the protein MEKFRRAYEAFEKAFRRFEEVRSQNLMSFFREEFYTEIVVKRFECLYEALWKTVKEFLRVRGIECYSPKSCFSELLKEGVVSYSEEELLSELIYIRNRLVHVYEEETVKMLRDRILQEDIYGLFKELLVRLKP
- a CDS encoding nucleotidyltransferase domain-containing protein; translation: MEAERYFELIGRTIERALRKDCLIIFFGSAVRENFGRASDIDVALFCSEPLSFTEYSRLLSEIEELPILRDVDLVDLWRVDSYDFLSKILEEGLFWKSSEELMRLLRRRLEGLRKSEVKTS
- a CDS encoding heterodisulfide reductase-related iron-sulfur binding cluster, coding for FEKNDIYVELPEQQCCGIPFFDIGDIDSATEKARFNVQRLKHYVDAGFDIVVPVPTCALQIKYEYPLLLPDDPDVKAVSERVYDVHEYLFKLHQEKRFNKDFKVSLGNIAYHIPCHLKSLNVGYRAVALMRLIPNTKVQIIERCSGHDGTFGVRKETFDMSIRVGSKLFEDMKNSNADLYVSDCPLSGNHIELMTGKRVYHPIEVLAMAYGED
- a CDS encoding heterodisulfide reductase-related iron-sulfur binding cluster, with protein sequence MQELAIGGVKDFEFNIKDPNFLNEQALWEEAKRVYSKCKDCRMCVTYCPSFPALFDAVDRHEDDLQKLSKEELALPLELCFHCKQCYFKCPYTPPHEWRIDFPHLSLRYKVWKFKNKGAKLTDKLMLNTDLVGKLSVPFAPIVNKLNTIPTFRVIMEGVMGVDRRAKLPPINSETFTSWFRKNRKPVKGQNGKVALFYTCLLNYNYLERGKALLKVFEKNDIYVELPEQQCCGI
- a CDS encoding rubrerythrin family protein, which encodes MLTISKSLQGTKTLENLKHAFAGESQANRRYLYFARKADIEGYPDIANIFRETAEGETGHAFGHLEFLEKYSGGDPATGMPIGTMEQNLEAAIAGETYEYTEMYPGFARVAREEGFDDIAEWFETLARAEKSHAGRFQKALESLKG